The genomic region ATCACTTCCATCAGAATTCCGTAGATATCATTCTGCTTCTGGATATAGGCAGCATTTCCGGTTCGAACCGGCTTTGAGTCCTTATAACCTGAAAGATGATTTAAAATGTGCTCGGTTAATTCCTTTTCACCATTAATGCCATACATGATCTGTATCTTCTCATCCTTATTAGGGATGATATCGATGATGAATTGAAGGAAATCCTTGGCAGATTTGATATGTCCAAGCCCTGCCATCACCTTGATCACCATAGATGCATCTCTTATCCAGCAAAAGCGATAATCCCAGTTACGCTCCTCTCCTACCGTTTCTGGTAGTGAAGTTGTCGCGGCAGCCAGAACAGCACCAGATTTTTTATAACTCAATGCTTTTAGAACAAGCGCGCTTCGCATGATCTCATTACCATAATGAGTATACCTGGTAGTTTTATCGCTCCAGTTCATCCAGTAGACCTTGGTCCTCTGAAATTTTAAATAAGATCTGTCCAGCGTCTGCTCAACCAGTTTTTCATGGTAACCCACCAGGCAATATTCGTTGCCCTCTAAAGTCACTTCTTTTTGATCAAGAATATCCTGCAGGTTAAAACTTGAATAGAAATAAGCTGAATCATATTTACCTTCCTTAGTGAAACTTTTAATATAATCTCCTTTATGCTCGTTGTAAGTCTTCTCCTTTGCAAAATCCAATTTTGGATCATACTTAATAGTAAATTTTGGTTTACCACCAATGAGCCTGAAGAATCTTATAATATCTGGTGGAGCGTAATATGAACCATCTTCCCTTGGATATCTCGGCATGAAATCTATTAACTGAAAAGAGTCAGTTCCATTATCAAAAACAGTACTTAATATATTAGTTTCCCAAAGGTATTCCTGTTTAATCGTATATTCATCATCAATAAGTATCTCAAAACTACCGCCTATTTTCTCATCGAGAATTTTGGCGAACATAGCTGAAGAGTCAAAATTAGGCATGCAGCACCAGTCCAGAGAGCCCGTTTTTGAAATTAAAGCAGCGCTTTTACAGTTACTTATTATACCATAGTCAAGGTTATCCATAAATCTAAAAATTCTTATAAATCAATTGCTGTCTAAAATGATTTTCGGAAATTTAGTAAAAATCAAATTCGTCACAACAGCATTTACATATAATTATGAGTAAAACAATCATTATTTCCAACCGATTACCACTGCAAATTTCAATTGAAAATGGCAAACTGGATGTTACTCCAAGTGTAGGAGGACTCGCAACTGGTTTAAAATCATTTCATAAGGATGGAGATAGTGTTTGGATTGGATGGCCCGGATTAACTGAAGAAGAAATACCTGCAGATCTTAAAGAAGATGTTCAGAAAAAAGCCAGAGAAGAGAATTGCGTGGCTGTTCATTTAACTTCAAATGAGATCGATGGTTTTTATTATGGTTTCAGCAACCGTACCATCTGGCCTCTTTTCCATTATTTTATGGAATATACAGAGTCTGATGATGAATACTGGAGAATCTACAAGCAGGTTAATCAGAAATATGCAGATGAGATCCTGAAGCATTATGAAGAAGGCGATGTTATCTGGGTACATGATTACCAATTGCTCTTAGTTCCAAACATGATAAGAGAACAAAGACCTGAAGCGGTTATTGGTTTCTTTAACCATATTCCATTTCCTTCTTACGAGGTCTTCAGAACTCTGCCATGGAGAGATGAAGTCTTAAAAGGGGTTCTTGGTGCAGACCTCATTGGTTTTCACACCTATGACTATGAACGTCACTTTTTAAGTTCGGTGAGTCGTATTTTGAGGCACCAGGTAGATTTTAATGAGATCACTTTGCCAGACAGAATTGTAAAGGTCGACTCATTCCCGATGGGGATAGATTATAAAAAATTTGAGCAGGCTGCCCTGGATCATTTTGAAAGTACCTCGGCAGATCAATCTGAATTGCAAAGAAGACTGGATCATCACCTGGAAGCAACACCAGATGCCAAGATGATCCTGAGCATAGACCGCCTGGATTACACCAAAGGTATTGCCCACAGGATTAGGGCTTACGAATATTTCCTGGATAAGAATCCTGAATATATTGAAAAAGTTAGACTTGTGATGCTCGCGGTGCCTTCAAGATCAAATGTTCCGCAGTATAGAAGATTAAAGAGGGAAATAGACGAACTGGTTGGTAGAATAAACGGTAAATTCTCGACAGTGAGTTGGACTCCAATCTGGTATTTCTATCGTTCCATGCCTTTCAATAACCTGATAGACCTTTATACTACCTGTGATATTGCACTGCTCACGCCTATTCGTGACGGTATGAACCTCGTAGCGAAAGAATATATTGCCACCAGGACAAATCACACCGGGGTTCTTATTCTAAGTGAAATGGCCGGTGCCGCTCACGAAATGAATGAAGCTCTAATAATAAACCCTAATAATTTCGAGCAGGTTTCAGAAGCTCTCAAAACAGCCTTTGAGATGCCTAAGGAGGAACAGATCGAGAGAAATAAAATGCTTCAGAAAAGGCTTCGAAGATATAGTGTTGAAAAATGGGCTAATGATTTTATGAAAGCTCTTCGGGCTACCAAAGAGAACCGTGATTCCTTTAAATCTATTAGAATCACACCAGATATTTCTGAAGATATCATGGAACAATTTAGAAATGCTAAAAGAAGAGTCCTCTTTATAGATTACGATGGTACCCTGGTGAATTTTGTGGATAAACCAGAAAACGCACGTCCAGATGAGGACCTAAAAGAATTGATACGATCTCTTAATGCGCAAGAGAATACCGATGTAATACTTATTAGTGGACGCGATAAACATACTTTGGGAAGCTGGTGGAAAGATGTTCCTGTAGAACTTATTTCTGAACATGGAGTCTGGATGAGGCAGATCGACGGGGAATGGGAATTATCTGAAAATGTAAAAAGTGAATGGATGGACGCCGTAAGACCTGTGATCGAAAATTTTGTAGACAGAACTCCCGGTACTTTTATCGAAGAGAAGAATTATTCACTGGCCTGGCATTATAGAAAAGCAGATCCGGAATTAGGTGAGATTCGTGCCAATGAACTTAGTACGGTGCTCAAAGAATTGATCTCCAACCGCGGTTTGAGTGTGCTAGAAGGAAATAAAGTACTGGAAATTAAAAGCAGCGATGTAAATAAAGGGAAAGCATCTTCAAAAAAACTGATCGGCAAGGACTATGATTTCATTTTTGCAATTGGAGACGACTGGACAGATGAATATATGTTCCAGGAATTACCTGAATCTTCCTATACTGTGAAGGTTGGTATTAAAAAAACCAGCGCCAGATATTACGTGGAAGGCACGCCTAAGGTTCGAACTTTACTTGAAAAATTCAAAGAAAATCTCTAGTAAAAATTCAATGTTAAATTAATTAGGAATTAAGCTGAAAGTTTAAATATACATTAACTCATCAGCTATTGTAGCGACCTGTTTTCTGCTTAATTTTATCATATGAATTTAAATCGAACCAATTTAAAACCAAATACTATGAAATCAGGAAAATTGTTATTAGGATTAGTTTCCGGAGCTGTTGCAGGAGCAGTAGTTGGGCTTTTATACGCACCTAAAAAAGGAAAAGATACCCGTAAGGCTATCACTGAAAAAGGAGATGATTATATCAAAGGCGCTAACAAAAGTATCCACGACTTTACAGATTCAATAAATCATAAAGTAGACGCTCTTAAAGCCAGAACAAAAGCAAATTTAGCAAGTTCTAAATCTGAAGAGAAAATTAACAAGGCTAAAGCAGAAATGCACGACGTAGCGAGTTAATTCATAGAAAATATTATATTTCAATGCCCCGGGGAGACTTCTCGGGGCATTCTTTTTTATATCCTCAAAACTTCTGTATTTTAGAAGGCTCATAAAAAGAAAAATATGAAATTATCCCCTCGAAAAATCCTAACTTTTATTACCCTATCTGGATTA from Gramella sp. MT6 harbors:
- a CDS encoding glycoside hydrolase family 15 protein codes for the protein MDNLDYGIISNCKSAALISKTGSLDWCCMPNFDSSAMFAKILDEKIGGSFEILIDDEYTIKQEYLWETNILSTVFDNGTDSFQLIDFMPRYPREDGSYYAPPDIIRFFRLIGGKPKFTIKYDPKLDFAKEKTYNEHKGDYIKSFTKEGKYDSAYFYSSFNLQDILDQKEVTLEGNEYCLVGYHEKLVEQTLDRSYLKFQRTKVYWMNWSDKTTRYTHYGNEIMRSALVLKALSYKKSGAVLAAATTSLPETVGEERNWDYRFCWIRDASMVIKVMAGLGHIKSAKDFLQFIIDIIPNKDEKIQIMYGINGEKELTEHILNHLSGYKDSKPVRTGNAAYIQKQNDIYGILMEVIYQQFLMFETSLENSEALWTVVRGIVMIVEENWKKPDKGIWELRTEDRHFVFSKLLCWVAIDRAIKIGEVLRMGINDTHWKALREEIYEDIYKNGWNEDKQAYVQYYGSSDLDASTLLMQPYGFIEADDPRFISTVQATERELCEDGLMYRYKNNDDFGKPTSSFTICTFWLIDSLYKIGEKKKAREMFDQLLSYSNHLGLFSEDIDFKTKRLLGNFPQAYSHLALIETAANFSKGIATEGMMFQD
- a CDS encoding bifunctional alpha,alpha-trehalose-phosphate synthase (UDP-forming)/trehalose-phosphatase; protein product: MSKTIIISNRLPLQISIENGKLDVTPSVGGLATGLKSFHKDGDSVWIGWPGLTEEEIPADLKEDVQKKAREENCVAVHLTSNEIDGFYYGFSNRTIWPLFHYFMEYTESDDEYWRIYKQVNQKYADEILKHYEEGDVIWVHDYQLLLVPNMIREQRPEAVIGFFNHIPFPSYEVFRTLPWRDEVLKGVLGADLIGFHTYDYERHFLSSVSRILRHQVDFNEITLPDRIVKVDSFPMGIDYKKFEQAALDHFESTSADQSELQRRLDHHLEATPDAKMILSIDRLDYTKGIAHRIRAYEYFLDKNPEYIEKVRLVMLAVPSRSNVPQYRRLKREIDELVGRINGKFSTVSWTPIWYFYRSMPFNNLIDLYTTCDIALLTPIRDGMNLVAKEYIATRTNHTGVLILSEMAGAAHEMNEALIINPNNFEQVSEALKTAFEMPKEEQIERNKMLQKRLRRYSVEKWANDFMKALRATKENRDSFKSIRITPDISEDIMEQFRNAKRRVLFIDYDGTLVNFVDKPENARPDEDLKELIRSLNAQENTDVILISGRDKHTLGSWWKDVPVELISEHGVWMRQIDGEWELSENVKSEWMDAVRPVIENFVDRTPGTFIEEKNYSLAWHYRKADPELGEIRANELSTVLKELISNRGLSVLEGNKVLEIKSSDVNKGKASSKKLIGKDYDFIFAIGDDWTDEYMFQELPESSYTVKVGIKKTSARYYVEGTPKVRTLLEKFKENL
- a CDS encoding YtxH domain-containing protein, with the translated sequence MKSGKLLLGLVSGAVAGAVVGLLYAPKKGKDTRKAITEKGDDYIKGANKSIHDFTDSINHKVDALKARTKANLASSKSEEKINKAKAEMHDVAS